A genomic window from Desulfopila inferna includes:
- a CDS encoding RsbRD N-terminal domain-containing protein, translated as MDLAEAFRNYREKIVGQWVDYTLSTYESSKFFRKEGDKFANPIGGVTKEALDALFLLLAKNAEPETFIAPLEKIMRIRAIQEFAPSQAVSPFHAVKHITRDVLAADKERCHLVKDLYDFDFAVDMAVLAAFDIYMECRERLYSVRIAEIQSGRNMYTDVGCPSALLRDREKEK; from the coding sequence ATGGATCTAGCAGAAGCATTCAGGAATTACAGGGAAAAAATAGTTGGGCAGTGGGTAGACTACACCTTGTCAACCTACGAGTCTTCCAAGTTCTTCCGCAAGGAAGGTGATAAATTTGCCAATCCCATCGGCGGAGTTACAAAAGAAGCGCTTGATGCGCTTTTTCTGCTTTTAGCGAAAAATGCAGAGCCGGAAACGTTTATCGCTCCACTGGAAAAAATCATGCGCATCCGCGCGATTCAGGAATTTGCGCCTTCTCAGGCGGTTTCACCTTTTCATGCGGTCAAACATATTACACGAGATGTTTTGGCCGCGGACAAAGAGCGCTGCCATTTAGTGAAGGATTTGTATGATTTTGATTTCGCAGTGGATATGGCAGTACTTGCGGCATTCGACATCTATATGGAATGTCGTGAGAGACTGTATTCCGTCAGGATAGCGGAGATACAATCCGGCAGGAATATGTATACGGACGTCGGGTGCCCTTCAGCATTGCTGCGGGACAGGGAAAAAGAAAAATAG
- the dsrM gene encoding sulfate reduction electron transfer complex DsrMKJOP subunit DsrM, which translates to MKYAFSFLAVIGLIVIAGLGSQIPGMPYLFGVALPYLALLIFLGGFIYRVVGWGKSPVPFSIQTTCGQAKSLDFIKRNKLEAPHTTSEVIARMALEVLTFRSLFRNTKSKMYDGPKITYESSKWLWLFGLIFHYSFLVIVLRHMRLFFNPVPAWISWLEFGDGIFQVGAPTWYMTDVLLVMAVAYLFGRRIWNTNIRYISLVNDYFPLVLIFGIAVTGILMRYFLRTDIDIVTIKQLAVGLVTFSPVIATEIGAIFYIHLFLVCVLLIYFPYSKLMHLGGVFLSPTRNMKNNSREVRHINPWNDPEIKPHSYAAYEDEFREYMVEAGIPVEKELPPQKDEEVIN; encoded by the coding sequence ATGAAGTACGCCTTCTCATTCCTGGCAGTCATAGGTTTGATAGTGATTGCAGGGCTAGGTTCCCAGATACCGGGGATGCCATACCTGTTTGGGGTTGCATTACCATATCTGGCATTGTTGATTTTCTTGGGTGGCTTTATCTACAGAGTCGTCGGATGGGGCAAGTCGCCGGTTCCTTTTTCCATTCAGACCACCTGTGGCCAGGCAAAATCATTGGATTTTATCAAGCGAAATAAGCTTGAAGCCCCTCACACCACAAGTGAAGTCATCGCACGAATGGCATTAGAAGTGCTGACCTTCAGATCTCTTTTTCGCAATACCAAATCCAAGATGTATGACGGTCCAAAAATTACCTATGAATCTTCGAAATGGTTGTGGCTCTTTGGTCTAATCTTTCACTATTCCTTTCTCGTGATAGTGCTGCGGCATATGCGCCTGTTTTTCAATCCTGTACCGGCATGGATCTCCTGGCTCGAGTTCGGGGACGGCATCTTTCAGGTGGGGGCACCAACGTGGTATATGACCGATGTGCTGTTGGTGATGGCGGTAGCCTATCTTTTTGGAAGGCGTATCTGGAACACCAATATCCGTTACATATCTCTGGTCAACGACTATTTTCCGTTGGTTCTTATCTTCGGCATTGCCGTAACCGGCATTTTGATGAGGTATTTTCTGCGTACCGATATTGATATTGTGACTATAAAACAGCTTGCAGTAGGACTGGTGACCTTTAGCCCGGTAATCGCAACTGAGATCGGAGCCATTTTCTACATTCATCTCTTTCTTGTCTGCGTTCTTCTTATCTACTTTCCTTATAGCAAACTCATGCACTTGGGCGGTGTTTTTCTCAGCCCGACCAGAAATATGAAGAATAACAGCCGTGAGGTTCGTCATATTAATCCCTGGAACGACCCCGAGATAAAACCGCACTCCTATGCGGCCTACGAGGATGAATTCAGGGAATATATGGTTGAAGCCGGCATTCCTGTAGAAAAAGAGTTGCCTCCGCAAAAGGATGAAGAAGTAATTAATTGA
- the dsrK gene encoding sulfate reduction electron transfer complex DsrMKJOP subunit DsrK — MAVPKLEQLSKSVVQGPSLVTGAVPARGWMDTPAVFKPGNFAYPAKADKVEYLNSQKGLNFPNAREWSPEDDDWKLPENWEEIILNGLKERLDKFRSLKIFMDCCVRCGACADKCHFFLGTGDPKNMPVLRAELLRSVYRNNFTLAGKIMGKMLGNREMTAGVLKEWFMYSYQCTECRRCSVFCPYGIDTAEVTMMLRELLHLVGIGINWILEPVSNSNRTGNHMGLQPHTFKDNAEFLVDDVENLTGVRPNVTFNRKGAEILFITPSADVFAEPGLYTAMGYMILFEAIGLDYTWSTYASEGGNFGLFTSNETMKKLNAKMYAEAERLGVKYIIGGECGHMWRVLHQYMDTMNGPADFLEMPVSPITGTVFNNAASTKMVHISEFTADLIKHNKLKLDKSRNSHLKATYHDSCNPARAMGLMDEPRYILDHVVDWVEMPENTIREQTFCCGSGTGLNTDEIMELRMRAGLPRANAVKYVQEKHAVNMLSCVCAIDRATLTSLMDYWNPGVGVCGISELVGNAIVQEGETRGEELDEGLRTLV, encoded by the coding sequence ATGGCAGTTCCAAAATTAGAACAATTATCAAAAAGCGTAGTGCAGGGACCATCCTTGGTAACCGGAGCAGTACCGGCCAGAGGCTGGATGGATACCCCTGCCGTTTTCAAGCCGGGGAATTTTGCTTACCCTGCAAAGGCTGATAAGGTTGAATATCTTAACAGTCAGAAAGGCCTGAATTTTCCGAATGCAAGAGAATGGTCGCCGGAAGACGACGACTGGAAACTTCCTGAAAACTGGGAGGAGATTATCCTCAATGGTTTGAAGGAGAGGCTCGATAAATTCCGTTCTCTGAAAATATTCATGGATTGTTGCGTGCGCTGCGGAGCATGTGCCGACAAATGTCACTTCTTTCTGGGCACCGGCGATCCTAAAAATATGCCTGTTCTGCGTGCCGAGCTTCTGCGTTCCGTTTATCGCAATAACTTTACACTTGCCGGGAAGATCATGGGTAAGATGCTGGGGAATCGCGAGATGACCGCGGGCGTGCTCAAAGAATGGTTCATGTATTCCTACCAGTGCACGGAATGTCGAAGATGTTCGGTATTCTGCCCCTATGGAATCGATACCGCTGAAGTGACCATGATGCTGCGCGAACTGCTGCATCTGGTCGGCATCGGTATTAACTGGATCCTGGAGCCGGTTTCCAACTCCAACCGGACCGGTAACCATATGGGACTGCAACCTCATACTTTTAAGGATAACGCCGAATTTCTGGTGGACGATGTTGAGAATCTTACCGGCGTCAGACCTAATGTCACCTTCAACCGGAAGGGTGCAGAGATCCTTTTTATAACACCATCGGCAGATGTTTTCGCTGAACCGGGACTCTATACCGCCATGGGCTACATGATTCTCTTTGAAGCGATCGGTCTTGATTATACCTGGTCGACCTATGCTTCCGAGGGTGGCAATTTCGGGCTGTTCACCAGCAATGAAACCATGAAGAAACTCAACGCCAAGATGTACGCGGAAGCTGAGCGTCTCGGCGTAAAATACATTATCGGCGGTGAGTGCGGTCACATGTGGAGGGTGCTCCATCAGTATATGGATACCATGAACGGCCCTGCTGATTTTCTCGAAATGCCTGTTTCACCAATAACAGGAACGGTTTTCAATAATGCCGCTTCCACTAAGATGGTGCATATCAGCGAGTTTACCGCCGATCTCATCAAGCACAACAAACTTAAGCTCGATAAGAGCCGCAACAGTCATCTCAAGGCAACCTACCATGACTCATGCAACCCGGCACGGGCCATGGGATTGATGGACGAGCCCCGCTATATCCTTGATCATGTTGTCGATTGGGTTGAGATGCCCGAGAACACCATCCGCGAGCAGACTTTCTGCTGCGGTTCGGGAACAGGATTGAACACCGATGAAATCATGGAACTCAGGATGCGTGCAGGTCTGCCTCGAGCCAATGCTGTAAAATATGTTCAGGAAAAACATGCGGTCAATATGCTTTCCTGTGTCTGCGCAATTGACAGAGCGACGCTTACCTCACTCATGGACTATTGGAATCCGGGTGTTGGTGTATGCGGTATATCTGAGCTTGTCGGCAATGCAATTGTACAAGAAGGTGAAACACGAGGTGAGGAGTTGGATGAAGGCCTTCGGACCTTGGTCTAA
- the dsrJ gene encoding sulfate reduction electron transfer complex DsrMKJOP subunit DsrJ encodes MYNKGTIIAGLLIFVALVTSPIWYNGLEAGPLPKPELPPGGEEKCIRPASEMRDIHMSLLNEWRDEVLRDGERVSITVDGKEYRKGLQLACMQCHSNKEKFCDTCHEYTSVQPYCWDCHLTPTEAASKETL; translated from the coding sequence ATGTATAACAAAGGAACTATCATTGCCGGACTGTTAATATTCGTCGCCCTTGTTACCTCACCCATCTGGTACAACGGTCTCGAAGCAGGTCCCCTGCCGAAACCTGAACTGCCTCCCGGCGGCGAAGAGAAATGCATTAGACCGGCTTCGGAGATGAGAGATATTCACATGAGTCTGCTCAATGAATGGCGCGACGAAGTACTACGGGATGGTGAACGAGTCAGCATCACCGTTGACGGCAAAGAGTATCGCAAAGGGTTGCAATTGGCATGCATGCAGTGCCATAGCAATAAAGAGAAGTTCTGCGACACCTGTCACGAATACACATCTGTACAGCCATACTGCTGGGATTGTCATCTGACCCCCACAGAGGCAGCATCGAAGGAGACGCTCTAA
- the dsrO gene encoding sulfate reduction electron transfer complex DsrMKJOP subunit DsrO, with translation MDKQRRKFLKFAGATALAGVSAPAVVKLTSTPSFAADGHGAAAGANTDTHGSEVQPTGIRYGMVINMRKLYGDAELLDKAIDACHKVHNVPHFEDPKNQIKWIWKAPFENAFPEHSNYHISETTEKNDYLVLCNHCDNPPCVRVCPTKATFKLENGVVAMDYHRCIGCRFCMMGCPYGARSFNWFNPRDHIKAYNPDFASRTRGVVEKCNFCSERLALGLEPACVEAVKETGALVFGDLNDPHSEIRQILDKEHTIQRKPSLGTKPSIFYIV, from the coding sequence ATGGATAAGCAACGAAGAAAATTCCTGAAATTTGCCGGCGCTACAGCACTTGCCGGCGTCAGCGCCCCCGCGGTTGTCAAATTGACATCCACGCCTTCTTTTGCAGCAGACGGGCATGGTGCGGCAGCTGGTGCAAACACGGATACCCACGGCAGTGAGGTTCAGCCCACAGGTATCAGATACGGTATGGTTATAAATATGCGGAAGCTCTACGGTGATGCAGAACTGCTGGACAAGGCAATAGATGCCTGTCATAAGGTTCATAATGTACCGCATTTCGAAGATCCGAAGAATCAGATTAAATGGATCTGGAAGGCGCCCTTTGAAAATGCCTTCCCGGAGCATTCCAACTATCACATTTCAGAGACAACCGAAAAAAATGATTATCTCGTACTCTGCAATCACTGCGATAATCCTCCCTGTGTACGGGTATGCCCAACCAAGGCAACTTTCAAACTTGAAAACGGCGTCGTGGCCATGGACTATCACAGGTGTATCGGCTGTCGTTTTTGCATGATGGGCTGTCCTTACGGTGCACGAAGTTTCAACTGGTTTAATCCACGGGACCACATAAAGGCATATAATCCTGACTTCGCGAGCCGCACACGAGGTGTTGTCGAGAAGTGCAATTTTTGCTCGGAGAGGCTGGCACTTGGTCTTGAACCCGCTTGTGTCGAGGCGGTCAAAGAGACAGGAGCACTTGTCTTTGGCGATCTGAACGATCCTCATTCCGAGATTCGTCAGATCCTGGATAAGGAACATACGATCCAACGGAAGCCTTCCCTTGGAACTAAACCGTCGATCTTTTATATAGTGTGA